One genomic window of Manduca sexta isolate Smith_Timp_Sample1 unplaced genomic scaffold, JHU_Msex_v1.0 HiC_scaffold_103, whole genome shotgun sequence includes the following:
- the LOC115445580 gene encoding prefoldin subunit 6, with translation MKMTDEIQKKFQKELELYNGVQKDIKKAIGLKQQLDSQLNENKAVKEELALLKKDSEVYKLIGPVLVKQDLDEARTNVSKRMEYISKEIKRTDDHISALENKQEALQENLNKLRNDLGKLKLKA, from the coding sequence atgAAAATGACTGACGAAATCcaaaagaaatttcaaaaagAACTCGAATTGTACAATGGTGTgcaaaaagatattaaaaaggCGATAGGTCTGAAGCAGCAATTAGACAGCCagttaaatgaaaacaaagcTGTAAAGGAAGAATTAGCGCTATTAAAGAAAGATTCTGAAGTATACAAACTGATCGGGCCAGTTTTAGTAAAACAAGATTTAGATGAAGCGCGGACCAATGTCAGCAAGCGTATGGAATACATCAGTAAAGAGATCAAAAGAACAGATGATCACATATCCGCGTTAGAGAACAAACAAGAGGCGCTGCAGGAGAACCTCAACAAGCTCAGGAATGATCTTGGGAAACTGAAGTTAAAAGCTTGA
- the LOC119191096 gene encoding putative uncharacterized protein DDB_G0289963, which translates to ITQASILAKNETDPTIVQNTDVSNANNTLDKDCDNVEVVVNNNNITDCNDTKVQKADVQIQNCDTIEAQIECTNANVIENNTEIQNSSGISNELLNLEQKAPLIVNYETSHGNRHEQSSPIRNAEKNIKSSALADFNIETLHANNKKTIHKEIANILQRGNYNPPPPNVEEKRNRQENSIPRKSSEDNSSENSASSEESGEHIKNRAVYQNPPTNRENNNENSDESQESKENRENFNKAHYSDNAVSAESKESAEQIDSKEKTSKYSKSLEQSEESNERDIKPRDKQQYSNDDHKSEV; encoded by the exons ATAACACAGGCCTCTATACTTGCCAAAAATGAAACTGATCCAACTATCGTGCAAAACACTGATGTAAGCAatgcaaacaatactttggatAAAGATTGTGATAATGTGGAGgttgtagtaaataataataatatcactgaTTGTAATGATACTAAAGTGCAAAAAGCTGATGTACAAATACAAAACTGCGATACAATTGAAGCACAAATTGAGTGTACTAATGCCAACGTCATTGAAAATAATACAGAAATACAGAATT CAAGTGGAATTAGTAATGAACTACTTAATCTGGAACAAAAAGCTCCTTTGATTGTCAACTATGAAACATCTCACGGCAATCGCCATGAACAAAGTTCACCTATTCGAAatgctgaaaaaaatataaaatcatcagCGCTAGCAGATTTCAACATAGAAACTTTACATGCCAATAACAAAAAAACCATCCACAAAGAAATAGCAAACATTCTTCAAAGAGGAAATTATAATCCTCCGCCACCAAATGTTGAAGAAAAGCGAAACAGACAAGAAAATAGTATACCAAGAAAAAGTAGTGAAGACAATAGCAGCGAAAATAGCGCTTCGAGTGAAGAAAGTGgcgaacatattaaaaatagagCTGTATATCAAAATCCTCCTACAAATCGTGAAAACAATAATGAAAACTCTGACGAATCGCAAGAAAGTAAGGAAAATAGAGAAAACTTTAATAAAGCTCATTATTCAGATAATGCAGTATCTGCAGAAAGTAAAGAGAGTGCTGAACAAATAGATAGTAAAGagaaaacatcaaaatattcaaAGTCTCTTGAACAGAGTGAAGAGAGCAATGAAAGAGATATAAAACCGAGAGATAAGCAACAATATTCAAACGATGACCACAAAAgtgaagtataa